A region of Planctomycetota bacterium DNA encodes the following proteins:
- a CDS encoding iron-sulfur cluster assembly accessory protein produces MSTTATLDTATSPVSLTEPAADEIREYIKDQELDESKTFLRVGVKGGGCSGFQYTLDLVELDDGPEEGEELMESQNIRLVCDERSLLYLEGVEIGFHGEGLHTGFVFKNPNATSTCGCGSSFTA; encoded by the coding sequence ATGAGCACCACAGCCACTCTCGACACCGCCACTTCGCCCGTCAGCCTCACCGAGCCGGCCGCTGACGAGATCCGTGAGTATATCAAGGACCAGGAGCTCGACGAGAGCAAGACCTTCCTACGCGTCGGCGTCAAGGGCGGCGGCTGCAGCGGCTTCCAATACACTCTCGACCTCGTCGAACTCGACGACGGCCCCGAGGAGGGCGAAGAGCTCATGGAGAGCCAGAACATCCGCCTCGTCTGCGACGAGCGAAGCCTCCTCTACCTCGAAGGCGTGGAAATCGGCTTCCACGGCGAAGGCCTGCACACCGGCTTCGTCTTCAAGAACCCCAACGCCACCAGCACCTGCGGCTGCGGAAGCAGCTTCACCGCCTGA
- a CDS encoding c-type cytochrome — protein MTPTPLWLKLAIAALVAWGVGYVSLLALVGPEAGATGRFERAVEAEAEAVVGTMDRLSFDAESLARVRSDPTLLSHGKAIYAANCASCHHNDGRGTVTAPNLTDNAWIAATTAMDVLTITEQGIADRGMPAWKGRLGYNDLIIVSGYVTSLHDTNVEGGHRPEGEVVERLE, from the coding sequence ATGACCCCGACGCCCCTCTGGCTCAAGCTCGCCATCGCCGCGCTGGTCGCGTGGGGCGTCGGCTACGTCTCGCTGCTGGCACTTGTCGGCCCTGAGGCCGGGGCGACGGGTCGTTTCGAGCGTGCCGTCGAAGCCGAGGCCGAGGCCGTCGTCGGGACGATGGACCGCCTGAGCTTCGACGCCGAGAGCCTCGCCCGCGTCCGCAGCGACCCGACGCTCCTCTCCCACGGCAAAGCGATCTACGCCGCCAACTGTGCCAGCTGCCATCACAACGACGGCCGCGGCACCGTCACGGCACCCAACCTGACAGACAACGCCTGGATCGCCGCCACGACCGCTATGGACGTCCTGACCATCACCGAGCAGGGCATCGCCGACCGCGGCATGCCCGCGTGGAAAGGGCGGCTCGGCTACAACGACCTGATCATCGTCAGCGGCTACGTCACCAGCCTCCACGACACCAACGTCGAGGGTGGCCACCGCCCGGAGGGCGAGGTCGTTGAGCGACTGGAGTGA
- a CDS encoding cbb3-type cytochrome c oxidase subunit II, which yields MTHAFELWAVPIGVDIGASDHPPMISPARQAAASAEARWLRAAGVWGVVGLLLAGLSMLALPMPGWAETLREGGHAWSAVTLHSVTNLFDGGLFAAGRPIATQTLVLGLVFNALQSLKPARRPSIRRFWAWQLAVAGLLVGSTGASMTVFAESLPVLSAVLVIAVAVSRLDAIPGRSPATWFATAAFAGLATTVAFDLVLRLIEPPLPVRLVVAGSWLTVGLMLPGFAIAYRLVGTWRSHRLAVVHLWLTLIGTPLAGLATLHHTGGPTALAALGTAGALLALAGTLAGVFNLVAVDAPVDASRRRWLNVGLVAILVVAIDGGLLSLLRFQAVGQFTAWQSSAFDLRLLVVALGFAAAILVTTMSRTTLPFWTIVTGIALAVLPGHLAGLGRGLMWQTLTPTGALRFPEVIETTRATAPLYTLQAIGWLVVAGGWLWLAWTAIRGRVALELPPTVTPETATHESRYAHEHTILPLAAKLESAWSLSWHRKLERRTLATAAVPVVVIAGAIGFSTLSHAAAGLSRPPEVAKLSPLEEIGRDVYRTHRCNQCHTQVVRPILGETRRYGDVTSMPDRFEADLIGVRRVGPDLARVGGKFDATWHLRHFESPQAVLPRSLMPAMPDLLSDEVDLPDDALDQARAIAADLEARGAESGLERKRVVALIAYLQTLGRESTP from the coding sequence ATGACGCACGCCTTTGAGCTTTGGGCCGTCCCGATTGGCGTCGATATTGGAGCGTCCGACCACCCACCCATGATCTCGCCCGCCCGACAAGCCGCCGCGTCCGCCGAAGCTCGATGGCTTCGCGCGGCCGGCGTGTGGGGCGTCGTCGGATTGCTCCTGGCAGGGCTGTCGATGCTGGCACTGCCGATGCCGGGCTGGGCGGAGACGCTGCGTGAGGGCGGACATGCGTGGTCGGCAGTGACGCTTCATTCGGTCACGAACCTGTTCGACGGCGGGCTCTTCGCGGCGGGTCGCCCGATCGCCACGCAGACCCTCGTCCTCGGACTCGTCTTCAATGCGCTGCAGTCGCTCAAGCCGGCACGTCGGCCATCGATCCGTCGCTTCTGGGCTTGGCAGCTGGCGGTCGCCGGGCTGCTCGTCGGGTCGACCGGCGCATCGATGACCGTCTTTGCCGAATCGCTGCCGGTGCTTTCGGCCGTGCTGGTGATCGCCGTAGCCGTCAGTCGGCTCGACGCGATCCCGGGACGATCGCCCGCCACCTGGTTCGCGACGGCCGCCTTCGCAGGACTAGCCACGACGGTCGCCTTCGACCTCGTCCTCCGACTCATCGAGCCACCGCTACCCGTGCGGCTCGTCGTCGCCGGAAGCTGGCTCACGGTCGGCCTGATGCTGCCCGGCTTCGCCATCGCCTACCGACTCGTCGGGACGTGGCGAAGCCATCGCCTGGCCGTCGTCCACCTGTGGCTGACGCTCATCGGCACACCGCTCGCCGGCCTGGCGACCCTGCATCACACTGGCGGGCCCACGGCCTTGGCCGCGCTCGGGACGGCCGGCGCCTTGCTCGCCTTGGCCGGGACGCTCGCCGGCGTCTTCAACCTCGTCGCCGTCGACGCACCGGTCGATGCATCGCGTCGGCGTTGGCTCAACGTCGGCCTCGTCGCGATCCTGGTCGTCGCCATCGACGGCGGGCTGCTGTCACTCCTTCGATTCCAAGCCGTCGGACAGTTCACCGCCTGGCAGTCGTCCGCTTTCGATCTTCGCCTGCTCGTCGTCGCGCTCGGCTTCGCTGCGGCGATACTCGTGACCACGATGAGCCGGACGACACTGCCGTTCTGGACGATCGTGACCGGCATCGCATTGGCAGTCCTGCCGGGCCACCTCGCCGGGCTCGGCCGGGGTTTGATGTGGCAGACCCTCACGCCGACCGGCGCGTTGCGGTTCCCCGAGGTCATCGAGACGACGCGGGCGACGGCACCGCTCTACACGCTCCAGGCGATCGGCTGGCTCGTGGTCGCCGGCGGGTGGCTCTGGCTCGCCTGGACGGCGATTCGCGGCCGGGTCGCCCTCGAACTTCCGCCAACCGTCACGCCCGAGACCGCGACGCACGAATCGCGTTACGCACACGAACACACCATCCTGCCGCTCGCGGCCAAGCTCGAGTCGGCCTGGTCGCTGTCGTGGCACCGGAAGCTCGAACGCCGCACGCTCGCAACGGCTGCGGTGCCGGTGGTCGTGATCGCCGGGGCGATCGGCTTCTCGACGCTCTCCCACGCCGCCGCTGGTCTGAGCCGTCCGCCAGAAGTCGCGAAGCTCTCGCCGCTCGAAGAGATCGGCCGTGACGTCTATCGGACACACCGCTGCAACCAGTGCCACACGCAGGTCGTCCGCCCGATCCTCGGCGAGACGCGTCGCTACGGCGACGTCACGTCGATGCCCGATCGCTTCGAGGCCGACCTGATCGGCGTCCGCCGCGTCGGCCCGGACCTCGCGCGCGTCGGCGGCAAGTTCGACGCGACGTGGCACCTCCGTCACTTCGAGTCGCCCCAGGCCGTGCTTCCGCGAAGTCTGATGCCCGCGATGCCCGATCTACTCAGTGACGAGGTCGACTTGCCCGACGACGCCCTCGACCAGGCCCGCGCGATCGCCGCCGACCTCGAAGCCCGCGGTGCCGAGTCGGGCCTCGAACGCAAACGCGTCGTCGCGCTGATCGCCTACCTCCAGACCCTCGGCCGCGAATCGACCCCATGA